A window of Mytilus edulis chromosome 10, xbMytEdul2.2, whole genome shotgun sequence contains these coding sequences:
- the LOC139490523 gene encoding zinc finger protein 383-like — translation MADKILESIDTLANTILPETLDNIDRDNEHERREKGEGMKLVVKIQKKSIKNEDEVTPDIMRSSSDLPSDVSLDEDDYGSVDDEVESSDSSDCDDSMADENDYSITSQDITNSSLQNSNTFTMLINDHNETVQNSTNMSKSDVDLFVKQTVDKLKGENGQSQNFTFCDICGKIFNDKTKHKKHMEFHLKKKNRTCPVCGRGFLDKTRLLSHMSSHTGDKLFPCTICGKKLSYKCGVRRHMRSHAGVKPFTCGVCNKNYTTKCSLQVHMRLHTGEKPYKCDVCGNTFTARSTLWSHVKIHTGEKDLECEVCGKRFTLISTLKKHLLIHDETYNERFDCDICGKQYMARNSMQRHRKTHFFTDPKPYNCDICDKKFSLASSMQRHKEIHFRGEMSADFECQYCGKTLSYKSSLALHMKRIHKMKIDGTPLESGDAGMFLVTDDSVAEKSAEHSLPEDSKNDDKEEIEKNKNSDNNSMDEDTDISSDTDPYAYALDLVQKEINRQFESTTNESNKTESQSCDTSI, via the coding sequence ATGGCAGACAAAATACTTGAAAGCATAGATACTTTGGCCAACACTATTTTACCAGAAACCCTTGATAATATTGATAGAGATAATGAACATGAAAGAAGAGAAAAAGGAGAAGGAATGAAACTTGttgtaaaaatacagaaaaaatcaattaaaaatgaaGATGAGGTCACACCAGATATTATGAGGTCATCATCAGACTTGCCATCTGATGTAAGTTTAGATGAGGATGACTATGGTTCAGTTGATGATGAAGTTGAGTCCTCAGACAGTTCTGATTGTGATGATAGCATGGCTGATGAAAATGATTATTCAATTACAAGTCAAGACATAACAAACTCCAGCTTACAAAATTCTAATACTTTCACCATGTTGATAAATGACCATAATGAAACAGTTCAGAATTCTACTAATATGTCTAAATCTGATGTAgatttatttgtaaaacaaacagTTGACAAACTAAAGGGGGAAAATGGTCAGAGTCAAAACTTTACTTTCTGTGATATCTGTGgaaaaatatttaatgataaaacaaaacataaaaagcaCATGGAATTTCACCTAAAGAAGAAAAATCGTACATGTCCAGTTTGTGGTCGTGGATTTTTAGATAAAACAAGGTTACTTTCTCACATGAGTTCTCATACGGGAGATAAATTATTCCCTTGTACCATATGTGGGAAGAAGCTGTCATACAAATGTGGAGTGAGACGGCACATGAGAAGTCATGCTGGTGTTAAACCATTTACATGTGGTGTATGTAACAAAAACTACACAACTAAATGTTCTTTACAGGTACACATGAGGTTACACACAGGGGAGAAACCATATAAATGTGATGTGTGTGGAAATACATTCACTGCAAGAAGCACACTATGGAGTCATGTTAAAATTCACACTGGTGAAAAAGATCTTGAATGTGAAGTCTGTGGAAAGCGTTTCACTTTAATAAGTACTCTGAAGAAACATTTATTGATTCATGACGAAACTTACAATGAAAGGTTTGATTGTGACATATGTGGTAAGCAGTATATGGCTAGAAACTCAATGCAAAGACATAGGAAAACTCATTTCTTCACAGACCCTAAACCTTATAACTGTGATATTTGTGACAAAAAGTTTTCACTAGCATCGTCCATGCAAAGGCATAAAGAAATTCATTTCCGTGGAGAGATGTCTGCCGATTTTGAATGTCAATATTGTGGGAAGACTTTGTCATACAAAAGTTCACTAGCTTTACACATGAAGAgaatacacaaaatgaaaattgATGGAACACCTTTAGAAAGTGGTGATGCCGGAATGTTCCTCGTTACAGATGATTCAGTAGCTGAAAAATCTGCTGAACACTCCCTACCAGAGGATAGTAAAAATGACGACAAGGaggaaattgagaaaaataagaATTCAGATAATAATTCGATGGATGAAGACACAGATATATCAAGTGATACTGATCCTTATGCATATGCTTTAGATTTGGTTCAAAAAGAAATCAATAGACAGTTTGAAAGTACAACCAATGAAAGTAATAAGACTGAATCACAATCTTGTGATACATCTATATAA